One genomic region from Chionomys nivalis chromosome 17, mChiNiv1.1, whole genome shotgun sequence encodes:
- the LOC130888412 gene encoding olfactory receptor 11A1-like: MKKSYGDKENQTTWLILVGFGELQHLGFLPFTLFLAIYVVTVSGNLLILLAVASTRTLHTPMYLFLCHFSLLEIGYTSNIMPQLLQSFLEGGDTISLASCLVQFYVFASLAAAECLMLSAMSYDRYLAICHPLHYPALMSTWSCSCLATGAWLSGFFFSAFTLALAAPLSLCPGNRVIDHYFCDFAPVVGLFCGEVWIMWGAGVGISGCLTLVPFMLIVTSYIFILRTVLRIPSGHGQQKAFSTCSSHLSVVGVFYGTLVVVYLAPTDHMPPLLRKAFSVLYTVLTPMVNPIIYSLKNQEVKRALQRLWRQLV, from the coding sequence GACCACCTGGCTGATCCTGGTGGGCTTTGGCGAGCTGCAACACCTGGGCTTCCTCCCTTTCACTCTCTTCCTAGCCATCTATGTGGTGACAGTCAGTGGCAATCTCCTCATCTTGCTTGCTGTGGCCTCCACGAGGAccctccacacacccatgtaccTCTTCCTCTGCCACTTTTCCCTACTGGAGATCGGCTATACATCCAACATCATGCCTCAGCTGTTACAGAGCTTCCTGGAAGGAGGGGACACCATCTCATTGGCCAGCTGCCTCGTCCAGTTCTACGTGTTTGCCTCACTGGCTGCAGCTGAGTGtctcatgctctctgccatgtCCTACGACCGCTACTTGGCCATCTGCCATCCCCTTCATTACCCCGCTCTCATGagcacctggtcctgcagctgccTGGCCACGGGTGCTTGGCTCAGTGGCTTCTTCTTCTCTGCCTTCACTCTGGCCTTGGCAGCCCCTCTGTCCCTCTGCCCAGGCAACAGGGTGATTGACCACTACTTCTGTGACTTCGCTCCAGTTGTCGGGCTGTTCTGTGGGGAGGTATGGATCATGTGGGGAGCTGGAGTTGGCATCTCAGGCTGCCTCACACTCGTCCCCTTCATGTTGATTGTCACATCCTACATCTTCATCCTGAGGACTGTGCTGAGGATACCTTCAGGCCATGGGCAACAAAAAGCcttctccacctgctcctcccacctcagTGTGGTTGGAGTGTTCTATGGCACTCTCGTTGTGGTCTATTTGGCCCCAACAGACCACATGCCTCCCCTGCTCCGGAAGGCCTTCTCTGTGCTCTACACGGTGCTCACCCCCATGGTCAACCCCATCATCTACAGTCTGAAGAATCAAGAAGTAAAGCGGGCTCTGCAGCGGCTCTGGAGACAGCTCGTCTGA